In Elusimicrobium sp., the genomic stretch GCAAGTGCCGTAAATGCCTTTATCGATTTTGCGCAAGGCCGCTTCGATTTGTTCGATGGTATTGTGGGCATTACCGGAAAGTTCAAATAAAATTTCTTTATCCAAACTGCGGGAAGCATCGTCAATCGGGTCGCCCACTTCGGCTTCGGGCATATCCATATTTTTCTTATCTTTCAAGCGGGCAAGGGCTTCCTCTTTCATTTCTTCCAAATGTTTTTTGATTTCTTTTAATTCGGCAGCGGTTAAAGATTCTTTACTTATTTTTTTGAT encodes the following:
- a CDS encoding TraR/DksA family transcriptional regulator gives rise to the protein MAIKKISKESLTAAELKEIKKHLEEMKEEALARLKDKKNMDMPEAEVGDPIDDASRSLDKEILFELSGNAHNTIEQIEAALRKIDKGIYGTCEYCRQPIPKKRIKALPFARYCVNCQTSSEKNRE